The genomic DNA ATACCATGGAAAAGGACAAGCTAATGGATTAGCCTTTTCTGTCAATTCAGACATAAAAATACCTCCATCACTACAAAATATTTTCAAAGAAATAGAGAGTAATCTAAAAATTAAAACCATTGCAAATGGAGACTTAAAAAGATGGGCAATACAAGGTGTTTTTTTACTAAATTCAATATTAACAGTAGAAGAAGGAATCCCATCTTCTCATAAAGACATCGGATGGGAAACTTTTACAAATGAAGTAATAAAAATCATTTCAACAAATTTAAATAACATCGTATTTATGCTATGGGGCAACTTTGCAAGAGGTAAAAAGCACTTAATCGACACATCAAAACATTTAGTTCTTGAAACAAGCCACCCGTCTCCTTATTCTGCAAATAACGGTTTCCTAGGTTCAAATCATTTCAATCAAACTTTAGAATATCTTATAAAACATAACAAAACTCTAATAGACTTTCAATAACTCTAACTAAACTATTAACAGTATAGATAAGCTATTTTTATATGACATCAACTTTTTTTCTTTAAAGTCTCTTCCCTGTCAGTTTCTTTCTCTTCTTTTGTATCATCATTCCAAAATGGTGAACTCTTTTCATTCGTCTTAATATCTTTCAATAAACTATCATCAACTCTTTTTGTATTAATAAAAGACAATGTAACAACAAATATAAAAAAAAGTGCAATAAAAAATCCCGTAATCTTTATTGCAACATTTGAAGATTTAGCTCCAAAAATAGAAGAACTACCTCCTCCAAATACTCCTCCAATACCATCACCTTGTTCATCCTGAAACAATACCAATAAAATAATCATAAACGAAGTTACAATAAAAAAGACAAACATCAAAAATTTAAATAATTCCAAAGTAAACCTCTCTACTTAGCTACCTTACTAATTATACTCAAAAAAGAATCAGCTTTCAAAGATGCACCACCAATCAACGCTCCATCAATATCACTCTCTCCCATAAGACTTTCTATATTATCAATATTAACAGAACCACCATACTGAATTATAATATTATTAGCCGCTACCTTAGAATATAGCTTTTCAATCTCAAGCCTAATTGCCCGATGAACTTCCTGAGCTTCTTCCTTTGTCGCTGTTTTACCAGTTCCAATTGCCCACACAGGCTCATAAGCTAAAATTATTCTTCCAAGCTCAGATTCAGATACAGAAGCCAACCCTTTTCTAATTTGATTTAAAACAATGTCCAAAGTTTTGTGTTCTTCTCTCTCCTTAAGAGTTTCGCCAACACAAAGGATTAAATATTTAAATGGATTTCTAAGACCTGTAAGAACCTTTTTATTCACTATCTCATCTGTTTCTCCAAGATAAGTCCTACATTCTGAGTGTCCAAGTATTACATAATCAACCCCAAATTCCAACAGCATAGAAGGTGAAATCTCACTCGTTCTTGCTCCACTATTTTCATAAGACATATTTTGTGCACCAAGAAGAACATTAGTTCCCCTAGTAACATTGCATACTTTACAAAGAGATGTAAAGGGCGGAGTTATCATAACCACAACATCATCCTTAATATACTGCACTCCATCTACAATCTGTTTAGCAACACCTAAAGCCTCTTCGCTTGTATAATGCATCTTCCAATTTCCTGCTAAAAATATCTTTCTCATACCTATTTCTCCAATACCTTTATACCTGGTAAAATTTTTCCCTCAAGATATTCAAGAGAAGCTCCTCCTCCTGTTGAAACATGAGTTATTTTTTCAGATAAATTAAATTTATTCACAGCAGCTACTGAATCTCCTCCACCAACAACTGTAACCCCAGGACAAGTTGCCACAAAATTAGCAACTCTAGCCGTTCCTTTAGAAAACGAATCAAATTCAAAAACTCCAAGAGGGCCATTCCAAATCACAGTTTTTGCATTACTAAGAACCCCTTCAATTTCTCTTAAAGTTTTTTCACCAATATCCATTCCAATCTTACCATCAGGTATATCAACAGCATCAATATATTCAGGAATAGAATCTACCTTAAATTCACTAGCAACTACATGATCAAGAGGTAAAATAACTCTTACATTCAATTCCTTTGCCTTCTTTAAAAAAGATGAAGCTACATCAATATAATCATTTTCCAGAAGAGATTTCCCAATAGAATATCCTTCTACCTTTAAAAAAGTATAAGCCATCCCACCACCAATTACCATTACATTTGATTTTGGTAAAAGAGATTCCAGTACCTTAATCTTTGAAGAAACTTTTGAGCCTCCAATGATTGAAACAAATGGACTTTCGGGATTTTTCAAAATTTTACCCAAAAATTTATCTTCCTTTTCCATCAAAAACCCACCAACAGCTGGTAAATAAGCTGCAACCCCCGCCGTAGAAGCATGGGCTCTGTGAGCCGTCCCAAAAGCATCATTTACAAAAACATCTCCATTCTGAGATAATTTTTTAGCAAAATCACTACAATTTTGTTCCTCTTCCTTATAAAATCTTACATTTTCAAGTAAAACAACATCCCCACCTTTCATAAAAGAAATAGCTCTAGCCACCTCATCGCCTATGCAATCAGAAAGCATCTTAACATCCTCTCCCAATAACTCTGAAAGTCTTTTAGCAACAGACATAAGAGAATACTTAAGATTCTTCTCCCCATCTGGTCTACCCAAGTGACTCATAAGAA from Borrelia turcica IST7 includes the following:
- a CDS encoding phosphoglycerate kinase; amino-acid sequence: MSIKTIKDFDFSGKRALVRCDFNVPLREGNISDDTRIKAALPTIEYLKGKGAKVILMSHLGRPDGEKNLKYSLMSVAKRLSELLGEDVKMLSDCIGDEVARAISFMKGGDVVLLENVRFYKEEEQNCSDFAKKLSQNGDVFVNDAFGTAHRAHASTAGVAAYLPAVGGFLMEKEDKFLGKILKNPESPFVSIIGGSKVSSKIKVLESLLPKSNVMVIGGGMAYTFLKVEGYSIGKSLLENDYIDVASSFLKKAKELNVRVILPLDHVVASEFKVDSIPEYIDAVDIPDGKIGMDIGEKTLREIEGVLSNAKTVIWNGPLGVFEFDSFSKGTARVANFVATCPGVTVVGGGDSVAAVNKFNLSEKITHVSTGGGASLEYLEGKILPGIKVLEK
- the ung gene encoding uracil-DNA glycosylase, with the translated sequence MEVKIEESWKEILQSEFNKAYFKRLVNFIKNEYKTKNGKIFPPPKLIFNAFDSLPFKNIKVVILGQDPYHGKGQANGLAFSVNSDIKIPPSLQNIFKEIESNLKIKTIANGDLKRWAIQGVFLLNSILTVEEGIPSSHKDIGWETFTNEVIKIISTNLNNIVFMLWGNFARGKKHLIDTSKHLVLETSHPSPYSANNGFLGSNHFNQTLEYLIKHNKTLIDFQ
- the tpiA gene encoding triose-phosphate isomerase, with translation MRKIFLAGNWKMHYTSEEALGVAKQIVDGVQYIKDDVVVMITPPFTSLCKVCNVTRGTNVLLGAQNMSYENSGARTSEISPSMLLEFGVDYVILGHSECRTYLGETDEIVNKKVLTGLRNPFKYLILCVGETLKEREEHKTLDIVLNQIRKGLASVSESELGRIILAYEPVWAIGTGKTATKEEAQEVHRAIRLEIEKLYSKVAANNIIIQYGGSVNIDNIESLMGESDIDGALIGGASLKADSFLSIISKVAK
- the secG gene encoding preprotein translocase subunit SecG, whose product is MELFKFLMFVFFIVTSFMIILLVLFQDEQGDGIGGVFGGGSSSIFGAKSSNVAIKITGFFIALFFIFVVTLSFINTKRVDDSLLKDIKTNEKSSPFWNDDTKEEKETDREETLKKKS